The window aattaagtttaaatctcaaccattcatttttcttttacttatatctaatgacccaaatgattttgaatttatctttcctctctttttaaatacttcacatttacacaagatcacaacatctttacaatcctcaagcaaaaagccaacattgttattctctctaaagcttccaatttttattcttttcatcttattcttgagagcttcttattgtattgtgaggattaaatttgtgagcttcaaattgtatactcactcttttagagagttttcttttgtgtgatttaaaaatttcaacatattgtaacggttggatcctaacccgtggaaaggatcgggtttgctcttgaacccgaaaaaggagcaagaatcggttcggctcaaatccgtggaaagagtccaaagaagattttcaatcaaaatcccaagggtgcttgggaaagtggatgtaggttgagtttaaccgaaccactataaaattacggtgtcttcttctctaactcttttctaattattttttaatttaattttagttacatattcttattggttgagtttgattgcatacttccattcatatctttttatcaatcttgttatttaacaaagtttacaaagttctttatttaaattttagaaaatatctaattagttgattttactttttatttgtcaaaaagtttatttaaaccctattcaccccccctctagggttgccataccgatccaacataTAGAATTGCTCTAAGCTAAGCACgcttaattttgaagttcatATGATCAAGCCACCCAAAAACAAGGTCTGAATCTTGGGCCTAGTGCATTATAGATGGTATCAGAGCGGAACCTCTCCCAATAAGATATAGTTCAGAGACGAACCAAGCAGAAGTTGGTGGACATGTAACGCCCTGAGTTTAGGAGGGAGACATGAATGAACTGGTATCATATCTCAATGAGAGGGATTTTGAGTACATGAAAGtcatgttaagaaagacttaaaagaattaaagttactacctataccaacaaggtGCACCTTCCTTTTCGATGGCTCGATCATAGGAACTTcaaagttaagcgtgcttagcTTGAATCAATTCTATGTTGGGTAACCTCTTGGAAATTTTCCTAAGATGCATGTAAGTGAGGACAAAAGCATGCTGAAAAAACTCGTGCTGGTTTTGTGGGGATGACTTTCATTCTAATAAGCATTTAAGATAGTAAGAATGATGATGTCAGGTCGTAGGGGATGTAGAGGAATATCGTTTTTCTTGATCATAGAAACTTcaaagttaagcgtgcttagcTTGGTgcaattctatgttgggtCGAATTCCAAATCCTGGTCTGAATCCTAGGCTTGGGTCGTTACATGGTgcaattctatgttgggtCGAATTCCAAATCCTGGTATGAATCCTAGGCTTGGGTCGTTACATGGGGCCCCTTGTTTAAGACTTGGATTATGTCCTTAAGAGgacaacctatctactaaccttAAATCATATAGGAGTGAATATTGTGTTGCATCCTATGTCCCTAGTTATTCACCCGATCTTACCTCTTAAAttggaggcttattgggccaacgctaAAGAGTTGTCTCCACCTATGCCtgtaaggataatctcgtgcgaacatgagttcatagttagctcaggattaagattaagttacctaggtcatcaatagttgaaatagtcagttttaaatagtaaacgatgtaataatgtaaaagtgactatttcatggttcaaTCTTATGTAAACTTTTTACATATGATGCCCCCATTTTCATGACTTTACACGAAAGAATCAGAATCACAtcatttgtactaactacTAAGCAGACCACATCCATAGTGTTCTAGAATAAATAGCCAACAAatctttattcatatactatagaccgttttaggctatatactcgaacttaatccacgtttatgtctctacataaagttcgAGTTTACTCAAAATAGTCTCAagaccttagtttattggatctaagattatagtattcaatttctcaataaccactttattgaatagaatataattACAAGCTACGAGTTTTATTAAGACCGAAATTCCAACAGTTCGAAGGATAACTTGACagacttatttacaaaatcattacctaccacaatatttaaaaaattggtgtACAACATTGGAATTTGGCGACTCAGATATCACGTGATGCTTCCATGAGGAGgagtaaattatatttttgtaagtaCTTTTgtaaatgtataaattatatgaaatatgtactctttttcttttcctagaATTTTTTTCCCATTGAGTTTTTTTCTAGTAAAGTTTTAAACTgacatatttaatatatttaatgaacATCTAAAGGGGAGTAtactaaatattattaaatagatATCCATTATGCTTAGTGTCAAAACGTCACCTATCATTTCCTCCACATCCAACTACTTTGCGCTTAGTGAATGTAATTCACCTTATACTTGTTAAATTGCctgaaatttcaaagaaaatggGAATAAAGGAGATCTTTGgagaatttatattttcttaatttcttgtttttatttattttaatattatattttttttatactcaTGTTCTTTCTATGCCTCATCTTtacaacaaataattatatatttctaaattgttacactaaaaacaaaaagaataaaaaagtattaaaaacaaaaagagcaAAAAAGTATAtgagaaacaacaaaaaaaatttgaattttgatgagttCATATagattaaacaataattaggaagtgaaaagataataatttggtaaaaaatgttgatttttttagttatattttaaaaaaaaagtatataatagagatttttttaaaaaaatataataaagcggtaaaatatttatattttatagaacaattttgaaaatggaaaaagcaCACAGGtccataatgaaaaatacaaaaaacgcTTCTGTCAACATGCAATTAATTTGATACTCTcgtgtaatatatttggtacagGATATttcttcaagattttttttttttgtacaggATCATTTAGACTATTCTTttgtacatgatcgtttaatttgactatccaaatgtaaacaatttttccaagattctttggtacacaatcgtttaaatttggctattctttggtacaagatcgattatatttggtacacgatcatttagatttgatttttttaagattctttTGTGCATGATtgttagatttgactattttttatacatgGTCATTTAGGTTTGGCtacctaaatctaaacgatgatcgtgtaccaatatcccaacgaattttttcaagatcttttatatatttagtacatgatcttgaacaaccaaataacagttcgaaaaaaaatagattttttatatttgatacacgattttgaaccaaataacagtttgaaaaaaataaaagaaaaattgcagaagaaaagaaaatgatgatggaaaggaaaagaaaaattatagaagAAACAAGATGGAAAGGGAAAACtgtaatgaaataaaatggttAGCTTCATGgattttttgattttgttacacgagccgtaaatattttggtgtttttttatgtttatgaaattttttctatataataattatgaataaaacatttaagaCTGTTTTTAATACAATAGTTGAGGCTTGGGATTCGAACCTTCTACCTCTAGAATGTAAGGtcacattttattaataacattaGTGAGTCATAATAGgttaactttcataaatagaaCGAAgcggcaaaatatttacaacccaTAGTACAATTTAAGAAAGCCCATTAGGGCTGATTATTTTTTCAGAATTCGATATTTGCTCTTGCTGGTTTATAacgaattttcaattttgattcttcCTCCccgatttttttctttttatcgtctttcttcccttcttttctattttttttcttcttgccatcgtcttttttctcttcttctaccgttatttggttcaagatcgtgtaccaaatatataatattttttttaaaaaaaagatattcaatctgttatttgattgtttagatcgtgcgacaaatataaaaaatcattaaaaaaattgttgaaatattggatagtcaaatctaaacgttcgtagcaaaatttaaacccaaaagaatctttaaaaaaaatcgtttagatttggcttcccaaatttaaacaatcaaatctaaacgaccgTGTacaaaaatagccaaatttaatcgatcgtgtacaaaaaaatattttttaaaaattgtttaaagtGTCTACACAAGAATCAAAAcctcttttctattttgtcgAGCGTTCGAAGAGTGCTCCAACTATCGTAATCAAATAACGGGGAATTTTCTGGTCTCGCTCCTGGGGCCCACTTTCTTCTAGCTCTTTCAGTTAGACGACCGTAGCTGTGAGACCTAGAAAGTTTCCCCCAGTATCGAACAAGATGTCTAGTCTCAGTGCCTGGTCTGTAGTACAGGCCAATAATTTGACTGCCCAAATttaacgatcaaatctaattGAACGCGTACAAAATATAAACGAACGTTTtccaaaaaatcttgaaaaaatcgttgagatttgacaacccaaatttaaacgatacAAAAATAGCCAAATATATCACACGTGCTAGATGTCAAAAATGGAGAGTAATATATCACACGGacatttttggaatttttgaTTGTAggtatttttccattttgttctattttttaaaagaccccGTTATAATACTATATTTTTACCATTTCACTATTTatcattaacaaaataattttataaattagtttcataaaaaatggagagtaatataaataagactataattttttcatcataacataaaataaagtaaaaatgtgagacaaaaatgtgaaattataaagacattgattttttacttgaaaattaaatgataaacttatttttatggACCAAACttggaaatttaaaaaagaaattttactGGATAAATTAATGTGTTAAAAGAAATCCAAATTCATTAATATCCCAACTCCAAGTGAGTGAAACAGGAGAAAGCCCAATCCAAATGCAAAAATCATGCCTAATATAAACTCATGCATATGGTTCTTCTTCGTGCAAACACAaccccttcttcttctcttcttcaatctAATTCCATAACAAAACAGATGAAGAATTAGACGATGTCAAACTCGTGGACAAGAAATGAGGTGAAAGTGGGATCCAAAAAGAGAAAGCATGAAGAGTACAAAGGTTGAAGGGAAGTGAAATTGAGAGCAGAGATGAGAGTTTacataggaaaaaaaaggaagaagaaggtgtGGAGCCCTAGTGATACAAGGGAAGAATAAGAGATGAGAGAAGCCAGAGGaaaggtatttttttaaaaatataacaaacccaaaaacatttactatatacaacaatttcgaaaacgaaaaaaacccacaagtctataatgaaaaatatcaaaattgctTTAGTCAACACGTCATTGATTCTAAACGATCTTAATTCGCGATCATATAGAAAATGATCACTAGAAGAAAACTACCCTACAATGACagttatatatctcaaaaaatgaatggaagaaaaaaaaactgtcacgaaatataaaatttcgcGTTTTTGACGGGAAAAGACGGAATTTTTCGGAAAACACTTTTCGTGACAGTTATTAACTGTCATAGAATGTTAGGGTTaaaaattttttcttttttccttttcttttctttttcctttttctttcttttccctatttccttcttcctccccgTGCGTCCTTCCCCTTCTCCCCAGCCGCAACCGTCGcgcctcttctccttcctcccaTACGCCGCGACGACTCCACCGTCTCCTTctcctttccttctcttttctcttttccttccgTCTTTCTTTCCGCCGCAGCCCAGCCGCCCAtccttccccttctctccGTTCGCGAAGCAAAACGCCACCGACTGACCTCcattcctcttctccttcccgtTCGCAGCCCCGCCGCAAACCGTCGCCTCTCttcccttccattttcttcttccgtcCGAGCTGCCTGCGCAACCCTTCCCTTCCATTTTCCTCTTCTCTTCAGTTCGCAAAGCAGCCGTACACGTCCAGATCTGCCGCCGTCCAGATCTGCACCGCAAGACCGCCGTTGCCCTTCCGCCACTGCCCGGTCCAGATCTGCACCGTTTTCGCGTCTTgttctgtctccgtcgaagccgAGCCACCGTGTGAAGCAGTAACTGCCACGTCCGCCGCTCACAACCGCCGTCCACCGATCCCTTCTCCTCCGTTGTCTGCACTGCCGCGCCGGAAGCCTGGTTTCAGCCAGCCTCCTGCCGTCGTTGAACGTGCCTTTTCACTTTACGATCAGATCAATCTCATCGACAATGTCCCTGAAGATCAGCTTCGTTTTCAACGGTACTGCCCTAACTTCTCCTTTTTGTCTTTTGCATCGATTTCTTTcctcaattttatatctttgaCTCTTTTATGCGGGGATTTAAGGTATACTGAGACGGGGTTCACTGTGAATGGAGTGGATTATGAGGGCAGCTTGCTTTGTGTTGGGAATTTGTTGATGTCTTGGACTCCTAAGAAATTTTCGGAAATTACGTCTGATAGGTTTGCTTTGCATTTCTTGTTCCTAACTTACAATACCCAATTTACttcctttgttctttttggtgattgaaaatgaatgaaatgatGGAAGTTCACGTGGGTGTTCAAACTTCTATCTTAAGTGATTGAAGATAGttgatgtatatttattttctcaaagtCACATTTTTTGCAAGTTTGGTTTACTTTGGatttattaaagataataCCAGTTCACTTATTGATTCCATTCATTCCcgaaaaattctttaaaaaaatttagtttaacaCCAAGAATCGCTTTGAGGATTTATCTCCTTAAGGGTTGTCGGAACCTATACTGAACATCTACAATACGTTTGATCATAGTTAACTTTACAATGATCTAGTTGATAGTCTTCCTATTTGTTGAGCTTCTCTTTTAGATtgaaggaaagggaaagactTGGCTAGGTTGTGGCAAGCAAACTTCTTCGCTATTATGTGGAGAAATTTAGAGGGGAGGCTAGGAGTTAGAGagtttttttggaaaaaaaaaaaaagagacgGGACTTTACattaagagaatgaaaaaaaagacaatgtTCAAAGAAGTGAAAAGAAGCA of the Cucumis sativus cultivar 9930 chromosome 3, Cucumber_9930_V3, whole genome shotgun sequence genome contains:
- the LOC116402433 gene encoding uncharacterized protein LOC116402433; protein product: MREARGKFAKQPYTSRSAAVQICTARPPLPFRHCPVQICTVFASCSVSVEAEPPCEAVTATSAAHNRRPPIPSPPLSALPRRKPGFSQPPAVVERAFSLYDQINLIDNVPEDQLRFQRYTETGFTVNGVDYEGSLLCVGNLLMSWTPKKFSEITSDRFALHFLFLTYNTQFTSFVLFGD